CTAAAAAAATCGTATCCCGAAAAGATGAAATTACCAATGATTTCATAAAGCTAGTGCATGACCATGTGGCTGATCTGAAAAATGGGCAGGTCAACCACATGTGTCATACCAGCGATTACGCAAAGCTCCTTTTTATACACCCGCGACACCTTACGAATACCATTAAACTGACTACAGGGAAATCACCTTGTGACTGGGGAGAGGAACTGGTGATCGCTGAAGTGCAGCAACTGTTAAGGGAAACAGAACTCTCGATAGCTCAGATAGGCTACCGCTTTGCCTACACTGAACCCACTAACTTTGTGAAGTTCTATAAATCTATGACGGGAACCACTCCACTTAAATACCGCAAAAGCATAAGGGAAGAAAAATTATCGACATAAAATACTGAAGACTGCACCATTTTTGAGGGCTTTACATTGTGCAAATTTGTATCAACAAAAAATAAGACATGGAAAGTTCAACTAAAATAGCATTGGTAACCGGCGGTAGTCGCGGTTTAGGTAAAAACATGGCATTGGCCATTGCAAATAAGGGTATTGATGTTGTAATTACTTACAACAGTAAAAAAGAAGAAGCGGAGGAAGTGGTTGCTGAAATCAGGCAATTGGGTCGCAAAGCGGCAGCATTACAACTCAGTGTAGGAGAGGTAAAGACCTTTGATAGCTTCATTTCGGAGCTGAAAACAGTATTAGCAGATACTTTTTCTGCAAATCAAATCAATTTTCTGATCAACAATGCAGGTATCGGAATCAACGCAGCTTTTGCAGAAACAACCGAAGAACAGTTTGATGCTTTATTAAACATCCAATTTAAAGGGGTATTCTTTTTAACTCAAAAGGCACTGGCCATTATAGCCGATGGAGGAAGGATTGTAAACATTTCTACAGGATTGGCCAGGTTTGCCACGCCGGGGTATGCCGCTTATGCATCGATGAAAGGTGCGATAGAAACTTTAACAAAATATCAGGCAAAAGAATTAGGTGCAAAGGGTATTGCGGTAAATGTTGTTGCACCAGGTGCAATTGAAACAGATTTTGGTGGTGGAATGGTACGCGATAATGAACACGTAAACAAACATCTTGCCTCTGTAACTTCTCTTGGTAGAGTTGGTTTGCCAGATGATATTGGAGGTGTAGTTGCCTTTTTGTGTACTGAAGAAGCCAGGTGGATCAATGCACAGCGCATAGAAGTTTCTGGCGGGATGTTTTTGTAGATCCATCCTAAATTTATTTTAAAGGCAGTTTGGGTGAAAATCTAATTGAGTTTTTTGTCTGATTGGCAATTATAACATGATAAGCATTTTCACTTAACCTGCCTTTACTCTCTATTACATGTGCTGGATAGTCAGATTTATTTGCCGACTTATACTAGCTTTGCTGTGCAGAATTGAACTTCTTTTCATCAATCTGTTAGTTTATTTACCACTTTGTTAAGTGTTAAACCCTGCACAATAATAGAAAATACAACGATAATGTAGCTTATGGATACAATCATCGGCTTAAATTCTGAATCAGGAAGTGATAAGGCTAAAGCAACGGAAATGCCTCCTCTTAAACCTGCCCAGATGACTATAATGATGCGTTTGTTCGGCAAAGCCAGGCGACGACCTAACAGCATTGCAGGAGCAGTTATACTGACTGCTCTGGCTATTAAAACGAATACAATAGCTAGTAAACTGATTAGCCAATAGGCAGCGTAAAAGTGTATTACTGCAATTTGCAGGCCTATCATTACAAAAAGAATGGTATTTAAAAGATCATCTATCAGACCCCAGATTTTGTTTAAAATTGTGTTTAATGGTACTGCATCATCTGTACTGGCCAGCTTAACATTGCTCAGCATTAATCCAGCTGCAACAGCGGCAAGTGGAATGGATACATGAAGTAAGCCACCTAATACGGCTATACCCATTACCATGGCAATGGTGATCATGAGGATAGTTTGAAGATCTGCAATTCTTTTGATCAGGTAGCTGCAAATTAATGCCGAAGCCAAACCCAGCAACACACCACCAAATACTTCCTGGGTAAACAGCTGAAGGGTATGCGACCAGGTAAAAACTACGCTGGAATCTTCTGTAAGTTCGCGCAGGATTACAAATAGCAAAATTCCGGCACCATCGTTAAACAAAGATTCTCCGCCAATAATGGTTTCAAGAGATTTGGGGATTCTTGATTTCTTTAATACAGAAAGTACTGCCACAGGATCGGTAGGAGAGATGAGCGCCCCAAAAAGTAAACAATATAGTATCGGGACATCTATTCCGAAAAATGGGAGTGTATAGTAAAATAGGAAGCCAAATATTGTTGTAGAACCTACAACACCAACTGTACTTAATATGAGTACCGGGAACTTTTGTTGTTTTAATTTTTCAAAATCGAAATGTAAGGCACTTGCAAAAAGAAGAAAGGCAAGCATAACATCGAGTAGCGTCCGGGTAAAGTCTACACTCGCATTTAGCTCTTTAATGAAATGAAAAGCTGTAGGGAGAGATTTACCCGCAATTAGGATGATGATGGACAGCACGATGGAGATGACCATAATGCCAATAGTTCCGGGAAGTTTAACGTATCGTTGGTTGATGTAAGATATGAGGGAACTAACAGTAAAAAGTGCGGCAATAGTGGTAAAGGTATCCATAAATTGCACTTGCACATTAATCATGCCTGCTATTGAGAAATGTACAAATTGATGGATTTATCGGGAATTTTATAATTTTATACCATGAAATGTGCTTTACTTATACTAATGCTCCTGCTGGGTTTTAACGCAAACGCCCAGGTATTGAAAAAGAGAACCGTAAAGTTGATGGGGAGCAGGTGGGATATAACCATAGTGGCCAAAGATACTGCTGAAGCGGAGCACAATATTGATGTGGTAATTGCGGAAGTAAGTCGAATAGAAAACCTGATCTCCGACTGGAAGCCAGAATCGCAGGTATCTCAGGTTAGCAGCAATTCCGGGATTCGTCCCGTTAAGGTAGACAGAGAGGTATTTGAACTGACTGAACGCGCACTAGAGCTATCGGAGATTAGCGATGGGGCGTTTGACATTAGTTTTGCGGCGATGGACAGGATTTGGAAATTTGATGGCTCCATGACGGAGATGCCATCTGCAGACAGGATTAAAAAATCAGTTGAGAAAGTAGGTTATAAGAATATTGTTCTTGATCGTGCCAACTCTACTATTTTTTTAAAGTTAGCCGGCATGAAAATAGGCTTTGGCGCATTAGGTGAGGGCTATGCGGCAGACAAATGCCGCGAACTAATGCTGAGCCGGGGGATTAAGGCGGGAATTGTAAATGGCTCTGGAGATATGAGCACCTGGGGCAAACAACCTAATGGTAAAGACTGGTCCATTGGCATTACTAACCCTATGAAGGAAGATACGATAATTGCGGTGATGCCGCTAAAAAAGGGTGCTGTTGTAACTTCCGGGAGTTATGAGAAATATGTAGTTTTTGATGGAAAGCGTTATTCGCATATCATTAATCCAGCTACCGGCTATCCGGCAACTGGCTTATGTAGTGTAACTATTTTTGGACCAAGTGCCGAAAAAGCAAATGGGTTAAGCACCACAATGATGGTGTTGGGAAAAGATGCTGGTCTGCACTTTATAAAAAAGTTTCCAGCTTATCATTACATCATGATCACCGATGATGGAAAGCTGATTTCCTCGCCAGAGCTGAACTTTAAAAAGTATATCTTATAGCAGTTATATAGCTAATAACAATCTGTTCTGATTTGATTGCGTGACTGGTAAAAGCTAATCCCCCTATCCATTTTTGTTTGGCAGATAACTTCCAGTACATCCATAACGTCTTTTTCCATGGCAAGTGAGCCGCAAATCATAATCACCCCACCTTTTTGGAGTAAGGCTGCTACTTTATCCTGATCTTTTGAGAGCAGGTGGCTAACGTATAGTTTTTCGCCCTCGCGCGAGAAAGCTGTATGAATGCCTGTTAGGTTTCCTGTAGCAGCGTTGGTTTCCAGCAGGCTTTTGTACATGTTGTAAGAGGCTTGTTGACGGAAGCCACAATAGAGCCAGCATGGTATTTTTTTATTATTCTGACTGATCATGCCCAGGTATGGCGCTATCCCTGTACCGTTAGAAATGAGCAAAATTTCGGGTGCCTCAAGCGGGAAATGAAAATGTTCATTCTTAATTACCTTTGCAGTGATTTTTTCGCCTGGTTGTAGTCGGTGTAGAAATCCTGATCCAAGTCCCTCCGGCTGCAACCGTACACTTAAGCGGATTTGTTTATCTACAATTCCAATAGAATACAATCTTTCCCGATGATCATTTGCAGGATAAATTGCCAGTAAATCTCCTGAAGTTACGCGCAGCCTTTTCCTGAATTGCATACTTAAGGTAAAAGTACCTTCAATAAGTTCATTCGCAGGTGTATTAGCACTTACTTTTAGCGTTTCTAACTGCCTTTTGTCAATCGTATACAATTCAGCAGAAAGTTCCATTGCCGGCATATCTTCCTGCTGCGAAAGCGTTTCTATCCATAAATTAAAATCGGCGGGCGATTTGTCATCAACTGTATGGATATCTGTAAGTGGGGTAGTCCAGTTTTGGTGAGACAGCAGGTTGTTTACCTCAAAAGCAAATTTGCAGAAGTCTGGATAAGCGTGCGAGCCAAATCCGAGTACAGCATAACGAATAAACTGTGACTGGGGGTATTTTTCAAGCAATGATTTGAATTTTGATGCATTTGTGGGTGCATCCCCTAAACCGTAAGTAGCCGTCAGGATCAGCATGTATTCTGCTTTTGGAAATACAGTATAGTTGTTGAGTTCTGTGAGGTAAGATTTTTCACCTGCTTTAATCAGGGCTTGATGAATACCTTTTGCAAAAGCAAAAGAACTGCCGTTTTCGGATCCTACCAGGATAATAAACTTACTTTCTGCTGCTGTATACTTGTTTTTTGTTCTGCTTGCCCTTCTTTTTAGGGTCATAGCAAAACCAGAATAGATGAAAAACAGGATGTTAACCGATGCCCCTGCGAGGACAATTGCCCACAAAATGCTTGCTCTTCCGGTATGGAGGCTTAAACTCAGGTTGGTAAGTTTTATGGCGGCAGGGTATTTCACTTCGGCAATTATGTCGCCTGTGATTTGGTTTACCGCTATTTCAGCATCCTTCAGCTTCAGGGTATAGTAGTCTTCAACATCTTCAGAAAAAGGGAATTCTACGGATTCAACCTCTGAAAGTTTAGTGTTTTTAAAGATCTCAAAATCAGTTGCTTTTCTTTCCGGCTGATCTTTGATGGAATCAAAATCAATCTTTGGAGAGGTTTTTTCAATGTTTACAAAACCAAAGCGCGCAAGTGACAAGTAGGTACCGGTTATGGAAATGATCAGTATGGGGATGAGTGACCAACGACTAAGCACCACATGGTAGTATTGTGCAAAATTGTCCCTTACTATTTTTGTGAAAAACCGTTTAATTCCCCGTTGCCGTTGAATGATCAAAATAGTTCCGGAAACTGTGATTAATAACAGCAGAAAAGCAGTTAATCCTATGAAAAACCTCCCTGTTTCGTGTAAAAAAAGAGAACGGTGTAGTGCGGTTACCCATTGAAAAAATGGATTTTTTTTACCTGGAACACCAAGGATTTTACCAGTTTGTGGATCAACATAAGCCAGTAACTTATTACCATCATTATCGCTGCCGGTAACCTGAACAAATTCATTGGCATCTACGCTAAGACCGCTGATGTCGGGGTAAGTTTTGCGCAATGCAGGAAGCGTTTCTGCAAGTGTTAACTGGTTGAATTGCGCAGCACGATAAGGCTGAAGCTTTTCGGAAATAGGTTCAAAGGAAAGTATGATTCCGGTTATGGAAGCCAGTATCAGCAATAAAAAAGAAGATACAGCCAAAGCTAAATGGCTGTATCTCCATATGGAAATGGTCATATAAGTTTTAAGGTTTAGTTGGCGCTGAACCTTACATAACGGATGTAACCTGTGCCTTCATTTTTAGCAGAAAGTGCCTCTGTGGTTAGCGGAATTTCAAGGTCTTTTACATTGTAGTTTTTGTCTTCTACTGCACTTTCAAAGCGCAATTTATAGCCTGCATTGATCTTAGCGCTTTCAATTTCAATAACATTTACGCTGCGGTCGCCTCCCGTAACTGAAGCACCCGTAATGGCACTGATATTTACAGGTTTTTTAGCATAAAATTTATTCCATTCTTTTAAAGATTTATACCATTTCTTATCAGATCCAAGTACATAAAGTGTTTTCTCGTAAGCTCCCTTGCTATCAATCAGGGAGATGACAACATAGGCGCCTTCGCCGATGTAATTGGTCATCTGGATCATACATTTGTATTTGCTGGTGCTTTGTGCAGATGAGGAAGCAGGCCTGGCAAAAGTAAGTGCCAGTAAAAAAAAGGCAATTTTATATAAATTAGACATCATATATTATTTTAAGAAGTTTACAGGTACGTTGTTTTTAGAAAGAGATTCGTTTTCAGAAGCCAAATCAAAGGCGGTTTCTTTCATATCAGTTGCTATTTCTTTTTTTGCACCGATAGAAATCAGGTATTTTAGCATTACATCATCTTTCGCAATTAACGCAGCTTTGTGTAAAGCGGTCATCCCTTCTGCATTTTTTGCATTAACATCTATTGCCAAAGGCTTAAGATGTTTCAGTAAAGGCAGGCTATTTTTAGCTACAGCTAAATGATATAGTGTATTGCCATTTTTTTGTTGTGCAGCTATGTTAAGGCCTTTTTCTTTAAGGATGTTTAATTTGGTGTCAAAATCTTCTGCTTTAGGTCCGTTGGCAGCTCTTCCGCCTTGGGGTCCTGCAGCAGGACCCTGCCCGCCAAATCCCTGAGCATTCTGTGTACGATACGATTCCAGTACATAATAGGCCATACCATTGCCAGCTTTGTCAGAAACGTTAATAGCTGCACCTTTAGCAATAAGCAGGTTTACTACTTCGGGAGAGTTGTTTCGTAATGCAAAAGCCAGTGCAGTAATTCCTTTTTCATTAGCCTGGTTGATGTTTTTTACCTTTGGAAGTAGCATATTTATAACGTCAATGTCGCGGTTAGCGGCCGAAGCGTTCATAAATACAGTATTACCTTCCTCATCAGCCTGGTTAATATCTACTCCCTTAGCTAAAAAATAGGAAATGATTTCGTTTTGTTTCTGCTTACGTACAATTGAATGCAGCACGTTTTCTCCGTTTTTGCCTATTACTGTAGGTTTAAGGTTTAGGCTTTCCAGATATTGATACACCTCCAAAGTATTAGCGCTACGGCGTGAGCCCTGGGCAGCCATAAGCATTGCATTAGCATTTGGTTTTACGCCTTTTTGAATGAGTGCTTTTAGCATTTCAATGTTCCCTGATCTTGCAGCATAACTAAAAACATTATTGCCTTCGGCATCGGTATCACTCAACTTCAAACCTTTAGACACAAAATAATTTGTTAAAGCAAAGTCTTTATCACCGGCAACTGACAAGAGCAATATATTTGCGCCGTCCTGGCCAAGTTCTTTTTTTAGATCTATGCCATTGGTAATAAATACATCATAAACTTTAGTGTTTTGCTGACCGCTTCCAGCTGCAAAAAGCATCGGAGTTGTACCATGGCTGTCTTCTATATTTAGTTTGGCTCCTTTAGAAACCAGGTATTCCATCACCTCAACATTACCTCTGTTAGCAGCCCAGTGCAGATAGGTCCTGGCGTCATGTGTTAATTTTCCGATCTCATTTCCAGGCTGTGCCAAAAGATATTTGATGGATTCAGTAGGTGCCTCAGCATTTATAGCCATCACAACGGGATCAAAACTCATTCTGTTCAATTCAGATGGGCTGTTTCCTTTGTCGACTTCCGCTTTAATCTGAGCTACATCAGGCTTTGTTTGCCAAAAAGATTGTTCCAGAAGTGTGTTTTTCTGTGCCTGTGCAGAGAAAGAAATGAATGCCGTTAGGGCAATAAATAGTTTTTTCATTTAATGTTTGTTTTACCTGCTGTGATGCTATCCAGGAGTTTGTTTATTTGAGGGACGAATCTAGTAAGAATCATTCTAGATAAAGATTAAATCCAAAGATATTATTGGACTATAATGTTATTTTTACAAAAGGTCATAGATTTATTACATCTATAATTTGTAATTGAGCGGCTTGGCATCACAACTAGCGGAAGAGGTATGGGGTTGAGAGGTAGCGAATTAAACAGATTTGTTGTATATTGCAATCAAATCTAATAAATCTAAAGATATGCTGCTAAAAAACAATTCTTCTGCTTCTAAAAATAGTTTTATGAGTTGGAAATACTTTGTCGGAGGGTGTATACTCTATATTATTCTGCTCCTTGCAACTAATACTGTGGACTATTTGTTTTTCGAAAAAGGTTTTTTCGCTAATGCGAGTTTAACGCTTTTCTCAGGATATGCTGGAATAATGATCTTGTTTGCCATATCATACATGTTCATTTTAAAAAGAAGAAAGCAGTAGCATAATTTAACTTTCTGATGAGGGTTCTGGAAGTTATTTTACTTTACATTTATCGCAAATGCCATAGGCGGTTAGGCTTAAGGAATCTGAGCTGAAGCCCGCAGGCATTTTAATAGCAGGAACCATTACTTCCAGACAATAAATTTTGTGACAATTATTGCAGTTAAAATGTACATGCTCATCATGATGGTGCCCCGAGGTACAAGCGGAGGAGCAGATGGCGTAGTTGGCAGTTCCATTGCTGTCCATCACCCTATGAAGGATGCCTTTATCTTCATATATATTTAGAATTCTGTATAAAGTTACACGGTCAATCTCCTTACCAAGTTTTTTTTCAAGCTCTGGTTGAGAAATTGCAGCGGTATCCATTGCAATCTCTTCCAATACCCTTACTCTTTGCCTGGTATGCTTTAGCTCGTGGTCTTTTAAGATATGTACAGGATCTAAATGTCTCATTTTATATTGATTTACCTTCAGTTAATGCAATAGCAGGATTATCTAAAGTATTGCCCGTATTTAGTTTAAGAATTCCTTTAATGGTTACCGGATTGTAAGAGAATTTTATCGGTGCTGCAAGTTCTACAAGGATCATGGCCGGTATTCCGTTTTGTCCGCAAAAGTAACACTGGTTAATAGGCAGGGTAGAAAGCATAAACTTGGTTTGTTTCATTCCGCTTTTTATAGGCACTATGTAGCCCTCCAGTTCAAATGGTTTATTGGCAAGTTTTTTAATTTCAGGCGTAAAGATTGCCAGCATAGAATTATCATCTTTAAGCTGAAATTCTAC
The nucleotide sequence above comes from Pedobacter sp. MC2016-14. Encoded proteins:
- a CDS encoding AraC family transcriptional regulator, whose translation is MPLPKKIVSRKDEITNDFIKLVHDHVADLKNGQVNHMCHTSDYAKLLFIHPRHLTNTIKLTTGKSPCDWGEELVIAEVQQLLRETELSIAQIGYRFAYTEPTNFVKFYKSMTGTTPLKYRKSIREEKLST
- a CDS encoding SDR family oxidoreductase codes for the protein MESSTKIALVTGGSRGLGKNMALAIANKGIDVVITYNSKKEEAEEVVAEIRQLGRKAAALQLSVGEVKTFDSFISELKTVLADTFSANQINFLINNAGIGINAAFAETTEEQFDALLNIQFKGVFFLTQKALAIIADGGRIVNISTGLARFATPGYAAYASMKGAIETLTKYQAKELGAKGIAVNVVAPGAIETDFGGGMVRDNEHVNKHLASVTSLGRVGLPDDIGGVVAFLCTEEARWINAQRIEVSGGMFL
- a CDS encoding sodium:proton antiporter; translated protein: MINVQVQFMDTFTTIAALFTVSSLISYINQRYVKLPGTIGIMVISIVLSIIILIAGKSLPTAFHFIKELNASVDFTRTLLDVMLAFLLFASALHFDFEKLKQQKFPVLILSTVGVVGSTTIFGFLFYYTLPFFGIDVPILYCLLFGALISPTDPVAVLSVLKKSRIPKSLETIIGGESLFNDGAGILLFVILRELTEDSSVVFTWSHTLQLFTQEVFGGVLLGLASALICSYLIKRIADLQTILMITIAMVMGIAVLGGLLHVSIPLAAVAAGLMLSNVKLASTDDAVPLNTILNKIWGLIDDLLNTILFVMIGLQIAVIHFYAAYWLISLLAIVFVLIARAVSITAPAMLLGRRLALPNKRIIIVIWAGLRGGISVALALSLPDSEFKPMIVSISYIIVVFSIIVQGLTLNKVVNKLTD
- a CDS encoding FAD:protein FMN transferase; this translates as MKCALLILMLLLGFNANAQVLKKRTVKLMGSRWDITIVAKDTAEAEHNIDVVIAEVSRIENLISDWKPESQVSQVSSNSGIRPVKVDREVFELTERALELSEISDGAFDISFAAMDRIWKFDGSMTEMPSADRIKKSVEKVGYKNIVLDRANSTIFLKLAGMKIGFGALGEGYAADKCRELMLSRGIKAGIVNGSGDMSTWGKQPNGKDWSIGITNPMKEDTIIAVMPLKKGAVVTSGSYEKYVVFDGKRYSHIINPATGYPATGLCSVTIFGPSAEKANGLSTTMMVLGKDAGLHFIKKFPAYHYIMITDDGKLISSPELNFKKYIL
- a CDS encoding PepSY domain-containing protein codes for the protein MTISIWRYSHLALAVSSFLLLILASITGIILSFEPISEKLQPYRAAQFNQLTLAETLPALRKTYPDISGLSVDANEFVQVTGSDNDGNKLLAYVDPQTGKILGVPGKKNPFFQWVTALHRSLFLHETGRFFIGLTAFLLLLITVSGTILIIQRQRGIKRFFTKIVRDNFAQYYHVVLSRWSLIPILIISITGTYLSLARFGFVNIEKTSPKIDFDSIKDQPERKATDFEIFKNTKLSEVESVEFPFSEDVEDYYTLKLKDAEIAVNQITGDIIAEVKYPAAIKLTNLSLSLHTGRASILWAIVLAGASVNILFFIYSGFAMTLKRRASRTKNKYTAAESKFIILVGSENGSSFAFAKGIHQALIKAGEKSYLTELNNYTVFPKAEYMLILTATYGLGDAPTNASKFKSLLEKYPQSQFIRYAVLGFGSHAYPDFCKFAFEVNNLLSHQNWTTPLTDIHTVDDKSPADFNLWIETLSQQEDMPAMELSAELYTIDKRQLETLKVSANTPANELIEGTFTLSMQFRKRLRVTSGDLLAIYPANDHRERLYSIGIVDKQIRLSVRLQPEGLGSGFLHRLQPGEKITAKVIKNEHFHFPLEAPEILLISNGTGIAPYLGMISQNNKKIPCWLYCGFRQQASYNMYKSLLETNAATGNLTGIHTAFSREGEKLYVSHLLSKDQDKVAALLQKGGVIMICGSLAMEKDVMDVLEVICQTKMDRGISFYQSRNQIRTDCY
- a CDS encoding DUF2271 domain-containing protein, producing the protein MMSNLYKIAFFLLALTFARPASSSAQSTSKYKCMIQMTNYIGEGAYVVISLIDSKGAYEKTLYVLGSDKKWYKSLKEWNKFYAKKPVNISAITGASVTGGDRSVNVIEIESAKINAGYKLRFESAVEDKNYNVKDLEIPLTTEALSAKNEGTGYIRYVRFSAN
- a CDS encoding ankyrin repeat domain-containing protein; its protein translation is MKKLFIALTAFISFSAQAQKNTLLEQSFWQTKPDVAQIKAEVDKGNSPSELNRMSFDPVVMAINAEAPTESIKYLLAQPGNEIGKLTHDARTYLHWAANRGNVEVMEYLVSKGAKLNIEDSHGTTPMLFAAGSGQQNTKVYDVFITNGIDLKKELGQDGANILLLSVAGDKDFALTNYFVSKGLKLSDTDAEGNNVFSYAARSGNIEMLKALIQKGVKPNANAMLMAAQGSRRSANTLEVYQYLESLNLKPTVIGKNGENVLHSIVRKQKQNEIISYFLAKGVDINQADEEGNTVFMNASAANRDIDVINMLLPKVKNINQANEKGITALAFALRNNSPEVVNLLIAKGAAINVSDKAGNGMAYYVLESYRTQNAQGFGGQGPAAGPQGGRAANGPKAEDFDTKLNILKEKGLNIAAQQKNGNTLYHLAVAKNSLPLLKHLKPLAIDVNAKNAEGMTALHKAALIAKDDVMLKYLISIGAKKEIATDMKETAFDLASENESLSKNNVPVNFLK
- a CDS encoding Fur family transcriptional regulator, coding for MRHLDPVHILKDHELKHTRQRVRVLEEIAMDTAAISQPELEKKLGKEIDRVTLYRILNIYEDKGILHRVMDSNGTANYAICSSACTSGHHHDEHVHFNCNNCHKIYCLEVMVPAIKMPAGFSSDSLSLTAYGICDKCKVK
- a CDS encoding DUF3299 domain-containing protein; translation: MKHIIIALFLFAGFSAKAQHDGSDQIKSANWSVIGKVEFQLKDDNSMLAIFTPEIKKLANKPFELEGYIVPIKSGMKQTKFMLSTLPINQCYFCGQNGIPAMILVELAAPIKFSYNPVTIKGILKLNTGNTLDNPAIALTEGKSI